The Salvelinus alpinus chromosome 22, SLU_Salpinus.1, whole genome shotgun sequence DNA window tgtctcaagttttcagggagcgtgcaattggcttgctgactgcaggaatgtccaccagggctgttgccagagaatataatgtgcatttctctaccataagccaactccaactttgttttagagaatttggcagtatgtccatgtgggcgagcggtttgctaatgtcaatatggtgaacagagtgccccaaggTGCCGGTGGGGTTTTGGTatgtgcaggcataagctacagacaacgaacacaattacattttatcgattgcaatttgaatgcacagaaatactgtgacgagatccagaGTACCATTGACAtgcctttttttaaggtatgcattgaacggatgtgggtggagcaatgtctacataagggtgcaaattaaaaacactcacaaaagttctgatGAAGCTGATCCGTAAGgcttaataaagagcagtgatactagcaagagcagtgtgcaggtttcttATTTTTTCTCTCATGTTATTcaattgttaccatgcacctgcaacaaatATAACTTAAATGTGCGAGTGCCTTCTGAATTTTGAAGGTAtctgtaatttatttatttcaattgactgatttctttatatgaactgtaactcagtaaaatctttgaaattgttgcatcttgcatttatatttttgttcagtatagttagttCACTACTCCCAAACACTGTATAGATGTGACTCTGGGCTGGCTGGACTGAATGATGTGGACAGAAATATATGTAGAACAACTGTGTACAATACATGGTTAGTGCCTTGTTTGGTTGTTTTTGGGGCtcatggcgcagcggtctaaggaactgcatctcagtgctagaggtgtcactacagaccctggttcgattccaggctgtatgacAGCTgggcgtgattgggagtcccatagggtggcgcacatttggcccagcttcgtccgggctagggtttggccagggtaggccgtctttgtaaataagaatttgttcttaactgactcgcctagttaaataacggttaaataaatacaatttaaaaacattttttgaagAGCTATATGGGCTTTTGCCaaatagttaaaaaaataaaaacattgcagaatACAACCAAACAGATATCGAAATGTAATGGTAGGCCGTGAACATTTACAGAACATGCCTTATGGTTACTTACTGTAAAAAGTCTAATATAGCTTAAGATATAATACATTATAAAGCAATTGAGTGACTCGAAGATGACATCTCtatttttaattgtttattttatGTGCCTTATTAAAACTTTGTAAAAGCCATTTCTTTGTTGAATGCAACTTCATGATCTGTTTAACAATTTGTTAAGGAAGGAATACGTTGCCAAACTGTTTTGAATTATAGTCCCATTCATAAAGATAAAATATTTCATGGATCTATGCTGCCCTCTAGAGCTGTTTTGTATGAACTAAAGCAGGGGTTCTAaaactttttcagcctgggacccaaatgagaaattctgtgttttcctgggacccaagtTAAAGAAAATATGCAACTATACATAAATAGTGCTACATTTCATTGCCCGTATGCCAAAAACAAATGCAATATAGTCAAAAACAAACAACAATGAAATTAAATATCCATATAAATATCTATAAATGTTTATTTTCCTCCATAAAAACACTCTTAcatatctgtctaggttggaattgttgctgttaaaatacaataaatcattttcattctgaactggaataaatggattgatcacatcacacagatgaaaaacagaacacacacacacaggctcagtttttgatagtgcaaccctaagtaacagtacagacaAAATGTTCAGGCCTGTATAAATTATTGTTGAAagaaagtctaggttggaactgtttctgttaaaatacaatacatgttttttattctgaactggaataaactgattgatcacatcacacagatgtagaccagaaaacccccacacagtcctaatgagagcATGTCTATTCTGGGCTCTGTTTTTGACAGTGCAACACTGAGGTTATGCTCAGCCTTGAaactgtttctgtacttgttttttaagAGAACCCTGACTCGCACATGtacagttgtagtcggaagtttacatacaccttagccaaatacatttaaactcagtttttcacaattcctgacatttaatcctagtaaaaatgccctgtcttaggtcaattaggatcaccactttattttaagaatgtgaaatgtcagaataatattagagagaatgatttatttcagcttttatttttttcatcacattcccagaagtttacatacactcaattagtatttggtagcattgcctttaaattgttaaatttttcaaacgtttcgggtcgccttccacaagcttcccacaataagttgggtgaagtttggcccattcctcctgacaagagctggtgtaactgagtcaggtttgtaggcctccttgctcgcacatgctttttcagttccgcccacacattttctatgggattgaggtcagggctttgagatGGCCACCACAAATACCTTgactctgttgtccttaagccatttttccacaactttggatgtatgcttggggtcattgtccatttggaagacccatttgcgaccaagctaagtgtatgtaaacttccgacttcaactatatgtggtgccaaactggcccagaacatatatatatatatatactgctttctcagtcaggcaggagactgCTTCCCGCtgtagatgagcaacccagaactgtgtgtttGCATTTTGCTTCAATCAGTTAATTCCAGTTAAGAATAACAattattattgtattttaacagcaacagttccaacctagagtAGTTTTCAACAATAATTTATACAGTAAGATGTACTGGCCTTATCatttttcatcttcatctgtacCGTTACTAGGGTTACACtatcagtagctagcttgctttggCGAATGTTGgctattagctgtgtacaaggccagcggattgtttgaaagagaaactcacatctactactatgagagttagttagtactcccttatttctgcttatcatccatcacctgttataaaatgacaGCAATGGCTTACTAGCTAACTTACTTTTCAACTgtcgaagcactgtttcctgaagcattaTGCCGTTTTGAAATAACTCCCAGAGTTTaccatcatgctgtggatgtATGGTCAAGACGTgtcgttttattaatttgttcgtTAAGAGACTCATTCCTTAGCCCTTCCACACACAACACATTGTGGGCGCTCTTCGTTATACgtttgtatgaaagagagagaaattaatCGCTGTATATGCGTTTCATGACAATTGAGCTCAGTAAATCAGAACTTGTAGCTAGCATGAGTCCATTTGATGACAGCGGCGAGTGATGGCGAGTGGGAATGACAAGTCGATGGCAGACAGCGCATCATCTGCTGCTGAACCACAGCGCTGCATCGTGTGTGTCGCGGAGTGATCTTCAACAAAACGGCAGAAAAAAGATCCGGTAAACCGCGAAGCACACTCGCGCATCTGCCAAAGTGATCAAAGACCACTGCGTAAGCAGAGAGCGCAGATGCACTTGGCTaaatcaattccagtaattaatgaaataattatacatttactctCACTCGTCGCGACCCACTTTAAGAAAGGCTGAACTAAATAGTTTATGAATGCTGGTGCAAATGCAAGACGAATATTCCACCTCCAATAATGAAGCTTCAAAACTAAATGTACTGCATTTTGCAAGATTTGGAGTTAAATCCCTGCCTAATTGTAATTTTCCATTGGCTACTACTGGTAAGACACCCGTCACCTCCCTGTATCCACGAGACAGGAAGTGTCGATGAGCATAGAATATAGAAAAAGTGGCAAAGCAACGTAGGTCTACAGTAAATATCAAAGGTCAGAAAACCCAGCGTTCTATCATCGGAGTATGGTGCCAATGACTATAATGTTGGATTGTAGCCTACATGATTCTGTACAATAAACAATGTTGCAAAAAAATGCATGTTTGTGCTACACTGTGTCCAATGATATCTGCCGCCAGGGGGACTCGACCCGTGCTGAACATACTTCCCAAATTCCAACGAGAACCTGGAGGTGAGTCAGAGTCAGTGGTCCGCCTAAAAAACAAAATAATTTGCAGACTACGTTTTTCCCCGCTCACTTCCGTAGATCGAGTCTATTTAGTGTAAGCAAATACGGTGAGTGTTTTAGAAAGATTAGGGTTAATTTATGTGAAATCCTCAAATCTAGAAACCAAACTAAAAGTCAAAGCATTGTTTTTATTGACTGAAAGACGGTTACTGCTCCGTGACGAAAGAACTCCATCCCGTCCCGTTACAAGGTATGTAAGTCCAGTGACATCCCAGTTTGGACTCTGTTCCAGTTAGCACCTTTTTTATTTTGCATTTGTAGACAAAACTTCGGTTTTGTTTAACCATCTTGGGAGGTCATGTTTCAATGTGTCCCCGTGTTTTGGTTCTTGAAGAGCATGATTACAATTATAAAAAGCAGCAAGACTATTTTTTACAATCTATTCTCGTTTCAATATGAATTAGCTATATTGTTGTAAACAGATTCCAGTAAATATTTGTCTTTGTGCACAGAACAATAGGATTAAAATAGAGATTAGTGGATCATCTCCAGAATGTAGGAGTTACTGGCTGCTGACTCATAGGCTAATCATGTAGTGGCTTGTCATACCACGTGGCATAGGCTACTCTTGCTCGTAATTTTCATGTTAATAAAACCTAAATCTCTCTTTCCTTATTTGTTTTTTACCCTCTAGGTCTCTCTGATCACTGTTATCTTGGCCTAATGTCTGTCCGAGTGCCATCCATGAGTGTGCTGCCTCCTGTTCGAAGGGACCGCATCATTGCCCAGCTTCCTCAGGTAAGCATCTTACATGCTAGCAGTCAAAACAATAATTTGAATGTGTTCAAGCTTGCAAAGCCaccggtaacactttacttgacacaagaattcattacaacatcaacaaaacaaaggatttaacctgttatggctgcagaaACAACCTTTCAAACGAATGGAAATGTCTTGGCATGGCAAAAACGAATTTAAATAAATGtgagttttgacactcttatgtaggtgtcataaccagccataaaataatgcaacATATGTCACAACAgatgtaaatatatgggtcatgacagtgttatgactatgttatgacaagttatgtcagctgttatgacacattatgacatggttatggtCGTGTCATAATGTGctatgacactgggtgtcaagtaaagtgttaccaagccACCAATCTCATAAAGCTGTTTTCATTATGTTCTAATCTAGTTTTACAGTAAGAAGGCTGCTGTGCACACTAAAGATGAGTTCAACTCCAAAGTGAAGACTGCCTGCCAGGAGCAACGCACTGGCACAGTAGGGTGGGTAGGCCACAAAACCTTTTCATGTTCAAGATAGACAGgtttatataatatattttatataatgcTTATGACATTATGAGGGTGGTATGTTGTGTCTCATTGGGATCTTtgattgtctctctgtctgtgtctccttctcctccagtAGGTTTAGAATTGCTAAGGTCATAGTGGTTGGTGACCTGGCTGTGGGAAAAACATGTCTGATTAATAGGTAAGCAAAGCTTGGATACTGCTGATGCGTAGTACTTGATTGCAGTATGAGTCAACTGGGCAGTTTTGGTGAATCAATAACCAGATGGAATGCACAGCGTACAGCAAACTTGAATACCGTAGGTTGTATTTTTTCTAGGTTGTTTGTAAGTACAGATTGTCAGACAATTTTCCTAATATTTCACGCTTTTATCATTAGGTTTTGCAAGGATGCATTTGACAAGAACTACAAGGCGACTATTGGCGTTGACTTTGAGATGGAGCGGTTTGAAGTGTTGGGGGTGCCTTTCAGCTTACAGTTGTGAGTCTCTTTCTACTGGTGTGTTCTACAGTATTAATCCCCAGTATTAATAACCTGTGTCCCTTCACTCACCAATATCTTTCTCCTCTACAGGTGGGACACTGCGGGGCAGGAGAGGTTCAAGTGTATTGCTTCCACATACTACAGGGGAGCTCAGAGTAAGGGGGGTTTCTCTTTTGAACTGTTTTTATGTTTCCATATCATTCATTATGACCTATAACATGTTGCCATGTTCTTAGGGACAGATGTGATGATGTTTGAGTTTACTAATGAAGTTAATTTTGTTTTCCAGCTATTGTTATTGTGTTCGATGTAAATGATGTGGCATCTTTGGGCCATGCAAGGTAAAATACATTAGAATCACCTGACATGACTATGGATGTGCATTTCAGCTGCACGTGTGCTCTGTAAACTCTATTTAACATATTTGAATGTCACTGTGTTTATTCACAGGCAGTGGCTTGAAGATGCCTTGAAGGAGAATGATCCTACCAATGTCCAGCTTTTCCTGGTGGGCACAAAGAAAGACCTAAGTGTATGTGTTTACTCTTTTGATATACATTCTTCAGAGGCACAATTGATCCGTTTTAGTCTCTCCATTTCAAGATCATACTTCATGATGAGGATACAACTTAGCCACTTCTTAACCACTGTTCCAGTATTCACCTCTGTTCCAGTGGTATGTTGTTGCTTTAGGGAAGGTCAAATATGGATTATTTGGATAAAGGCCAACGGCATCAAGTATCCATGTCTTATTAAACACCGTACCACAGGAATGCATTTTTCCAGAAGTCAAAGTTCAGACTATATACTGGATACTAAGATATTGAAAAAGCTTCTGTATAAAATGCATGGAATACGGTATGTTTTTTTTTCTATTGGGTTTGTATTTTCCTCTTCTCTATGCTATTTCCTCAGTCTCCTGCTCAGTACTCTCAGATTGAACAGGATGCCATCGAACTGGCTGAGGAAATCAAAGCAGAATATTGGGCCTTGTCATCATTGACTGGTGGGTGGGCTAATACATCAAATCAATGTTGAGATTGGTAGCAATATGATAGGATGCAGCCTACTTGTTTGTAAGGCGGTATTATCAATTATCATAAACTAATTGTTTAAACATCTGAGGAACAAATGTGTCTTCATGTTTTTCTCCTCCTGTTTTGTTGTAGGGGAAAATGTGAGGGAGTTTTTCTTCCGTATTGCATCATTGGCATTTGAGGCCAACGTTCTGGCAGAGCTAGAGAAGAGTGGATCAAGGCACATTGGGGACGTTATCAGTGAGTATACAGCTGTACACTGTTAAAATATGGAAACAAgcgttacagtgccttgcaaaagtattcatccccttggtgtttttcctatgttgttgcattacaacctgtaatttaaatagatttttatttggatgtcatgtaatgaacatacacaaaaCAGTCAAAATTGttgaagtgaaataaaataaacttaAAAATAagaaacggaaaagtggtgcgtacatatgtattcacgcctttgctatgaagcctctaaataagatctggtgcaaccaattaccttcagaagtcacataattagttaaataaagtccacccgtgtgcaatctaagtgtcacatgatctcagtatatatacatacacctgttctgaaaggccaaagagtctgcaacaccactaagcaaggggcaccaccaagcaagcggcactatgaagaccaaggagctctccaaacaggtcagggacaaagttgtggagaagtacagatcgggGTTAggtaataaaaaaatatcagaaactgtgaacatcccacagagcaccattaaatccattattaaaaaattgaaagaatatgacaccacaacaaacctgccaagagagagccGCCCACTAAAACTCACGGACCAAATCTCacggcaaggagggcattaaatcagagaggcaacaaagagaccaaagataaccctgaaggagctgcaaagctccacagcggagattggagcaTCTGtccatgtcacgccctggccttagtattctttgttttctttattattttagttaggtcagggtgtgacatgggaagtttgtgtgttttgtctagtttagggtgtgtgtattgtttagggggtgttgtatagtgtatggggttgtgttcaggagagagttctaggaaagtctatggttgcctggtttggttctcaatcagagacagctggttattgttgtctctgattgggagccatatttaaggcagccataggctttaggtgattgtgggcgattgtctatgttgaacgtaagtagcttgtgtgtgcactttcgtttgtagcttcacagttgtttgttgttttgtatagtttgtataagtgtttcgtttcgtgttcatcttcgtcgtaaaataaaagaagatgtatttatatcacgctgcgtattggtccaccgatccttctctcctctcctcgtccgaggaggaggaagagctagagcaccgttacagaatcacccaccaacctaggaccaagcgaCGGGGGAGAGCGCAACAAGgaaaccaggactcgtggac harbors:
- the LOC139548789 gene encoding ras-related protein Rab-34-like isoform X2, which codes for MILYNKQCCKKMHVCATLCPMISAARGTRPVLNILPKFQREPGGLSDHCYLGLMSVRVPSMSVLPPVRRDRIIAQLPQFYSKKAAVHTKDEFNSKVKTACQEQRTGTVGFRIAKVIVVGDLAVGKTCLINRFCKDAFDKNYKATIGVDFEMERFEVLGVPFSLQLWDTAGQERFKCIASTYYRGAQTIVIVFDVNDVASLGHARQWLEDALKENDPTNVQLFLVGTKKDLSSPAQYSQIEQDAIELAEEIKAEYWALSSLTGENVREFFFRIASLAFEANVLAELEKSGSRHIGDVIKINSNSNNVYATSKKKQSNCCQ
- the LOC139548789 gene encoding ras-related protein Rab-34-like isoform X1, coding for MILYNKQCCKKMHVCATLCPMISAARGTRPVLNILPKFQREPGGLSDHCYLGLMSVRVPSMSVLPPVRRDRIIAQLPQFYSKKAAVHTKDEFNSKVKTACQEQRTGTVGRFRIAKVIVVGDLAVGKTCLINRFCKDAFDKNYKATIGVDFEMERFEVLGVPFSLQLWDTAGQERFKCIASTYYRGAQTIVIVFDVNDVASLGHARQWLEDALKENDPTNVQLFLVGTKKDLSSPAQYSQIEQDAIELAEEIKAEYWALSSLTGENVREFFFRIASLAFEANVLAELEKSGSRHIGDVIKINSNSNNVYATSKKKQSNCCQ
- the LOC139548789 gene encoding ras-related protein Rab-34-like isoform X3; translated protein: MSVRVPSMSVLPPVRRDRIIAQLPQFYSKKAAVHTKDEFNSKVKTACQEQRTGTVGRFRIAKVIVVGDLAVGKTCLINRFCKDAFDKNYKATIGVDFEMERFEVLGVPFSLQLWDTAGQERFKCIASTYYRGAQTIVIVFDVNDVASLGHARQWLEDALKENDPTNVQLFLVGTKKDLSSPAQYSQIEQDAIELAEEIKAEYWALSSLTGENVREFFFRIASLAFEANVLAELEKSGSRHIGDVIKINSNSNNVYATSKKKQSNCCQ